One segment of Nostoc piscinale CENA21 DNA contains the following:
- a CDS encoding response regulator, translating to MTNNYEDSHLQDEINNNQSLDGLQILVVDDSDDSLILTTFILETYGMQVTTATSALEALKLIKNQRFDIFIFDIMMPKVDGYSLIRKARQMLLWQKRHTPAIALTSLTAEESYNIALLSGFQGYVPKPVEAGVLIAEITKVLGISPGENGE from the coding sequence ATGACAAATAATTACGAAGATTCACATCTCCAAGACGAGATAAACAATAACCAATCTTTAGACGGGTTGCAAATTCTTGTAGTAGATGATAGCGACGATAGTTTGATTTTGACAACTTTTATTTTAGAAACTTATGGTATGCAAGTCACAACAGCAACATCAGCTTTAGAAGCACTCAAGTTAATCAAAAATCAGAGATTTGATATTTTCATTTTTGATATTATGATGCCCAAAGTAGATGGATATTCTTTAATTCGCAAAGCCAGACAAATGTTACTCTGGCAAAAACGGCATACACCTGCGATCGCTTTAACTTCTCTGACTGCGGAAGAAAGTTACAATATAGCATTGTTATCTGGTTTTCAAGGCTATGTTCCTAAACCTGTTGAAGCTGGTGTGTTAATCGCTGAAATTACAAAAGTTTTAGGAATTTCGCCAGGAGAAAATGGTGAATGA
- the speB gene encoding agmatinase SpeB, translating to MTNQLPDYNPSGVGEINGNLFGLPFDYESANLIVFAVPWEVTVSYGAGTANGPQRILDASTQLDLFDFDNPDGWKQGIFLVEIPQDILEKNNYYRTLAAQIIERLAEGKPLTDVPDLTPILTEINQASLQVNQWLFTQSQAAINQGKQVAVIGGDHSSPLGFLQALATKYSDYGILHIDAHADLRDAYEGFEFSHASIMFNAVKLPQISKLVQVGLRDISHDEVQMIDQSHGRIVAYYDPAIKQKLYAGITWIEICREIINHLPEYVYISFDIDGLDPKLCPNTGTPVAGGLELEQAFCILRELVNSGRKIIGFDVCEVGDAEWDGNVGARVVYKLANFIELSQR from the coding sequence ATGACAAACCAACTCCCAGACTATAATCCCAGTGGTGTCGGTGAAATTAACGGCAACCTCTTTGGTTTGCCCTTTGATTATGAGTCAGCCAACTTAATTGTCTTTGCCGTACCTTGGGAAGTCACCGTTTCTTATGGTGCAGGTACAGCCAACGGCCCCCAAAGAATCCTCGATGCTTCAACACAACTAGATTTATTTGACTTTGATAACCCAGATGGCTGGAAACAGGGAATTTTCTTGGTTGAAATTCCTCAAGATATTTTAGAAAAAAATAATTACTATCGCACCCTAGCCGCCCAAATCATCGAAAGGCTGGCAGAAGGTAAACCCCTCACAGACGTACCCGATTTAACTCCCATCCTCACAGAAATTAATCAGGCTTCTTTACAAGTAAATCAGTGGTTATTTACCCAGTCTCAAGCAGCCATCAATCAGGGTAAGCAAGTTGCAGTTATTGGTGGAGATCACAGTTCTCCATTAGGTTTTCTTCAAGCACTGGCAACTAAATATTCTGACTACGGCATTCTGCACATTGACGCACATGCAGACTTACGCGATGCCTATGAAGGATTTGAATTTTCTCATGCTTCCATCATGTTTAACGCTGTGAAACTACCGCAAATCTCTAAATTAGTCCAGGTAGGTTTACGTGATATCAGTCATGATGAAGTGCAAATGATTGATCAATCTCATGGTCGTATAGTTGCCTATTATGACCCAGCCATCAAGCAAAAACTTTATGCTGGCATCACCTGGATAGAAATATGCCGCGAAATTATCAACCATTTGCCAGAATATGTCTACATTAGCTTTGATATCGATGGTTTAGATCCAAAACTTTGCCCCAACACAGGTACACCTGTGGCTGGTGGGTTGGAATTAGAACAAGCATTCTGTATATTGCGTGAACTAGTCAATAGCGGTAGAAAAATTATTGGCTTTGATGTTTGTGAAGTGGGTGATGCAGAGTGGGATGGCAACGTAGGTGCGAGAGTAGTCTATAAACTCGCCAATTTCATAGAATTATCTCAGCGATAA